In a single window of the Subtercola sp. PAMC28395 genome:
- a CDS encoding MetQ/NlpA family ABC transporter substrate-binding protein yields the protein MSETPSTTPSAAETGHGFELKKRKKWPWIAGGAIVVVGVVAAVTIPLLSPSASANNTAGATLYVATAEGNASEQALVNFVAANVAPKYGIKVEFKGLSDSNTINRAVSDGEVAATVYQHKLWLGQVLEANPDFKEEAATPVFRWGFGLWSDKYTDVSQIPEGGTISLYSDPANEAQGLWILDSAGLITLKPGTGKGTATQADIATNPKNLKFTLLDFAAQSRALPDLDAAVGYTEYYLAANIPIEKQIFAPQAPDEFAGQLTIGSNFANSDNIKKLVAAFQDPAVQTFLATDPSVKSILLPLSQ from the coding sequence ATGTCTGAAACACCCTCCACCACCCCCTCGGCCGCCGAAACCGGCCACGGATTCGAACTCAAGAAGCGCAAGAAGTGGCCCTGGATCGCCGGTGGGGCGATCGTGGTCGTCGGCGTCGTCGCCGCGGTCACCATCCCCCTGCTCAGCCCCTCGGCTTCGGCCAACAACACCGCCGGAGCGACCCTCTACGTCGCCACCGCAGAGGGCAACGCCTCTGAGCAGGCCCTGGTGAACTTCGTCGCGGCCAACGTCGCCCCGAAGTACGGCATCAAGGTCGAGTTCAAGGGCCTCTCCGACAGCAACACGATCAACCGCGCCGTGAGCGACGGCGAAGTTGCGGCGACGGTCTACCAGCACAAGCTCTGGCTCGGCCAGGTTCTCGAGGCGAACCCCGACTTCAAGGAGGAGGCGGCAACGCCCGTCTTCCGCTGGGGCTTCGGGCTCTGGAGCGACAAGTACACCGACGTCAGCCAGATCCCCGAGGGCGGCACCATCTCGCTGTACTCCGACCCGGCCAACGAGGCGCAGGGCCTCTGGATCCTCGACAGCGCGGGTCTCATCACGCTGAAGCCCGGTACCGGCAAGGGCACCGCGACGCAGGCCGACATCGCCACCAACCCGAAGAACCTGAAGTTCACCCTGCTCGACTTCGCGGCGCAGTCACGCGCCCTGCCAGACCTCGACGCGGCCGTGGGCTACACCGAGTACTACCTCGCCGCGAACATCCCGATCGAGAAGCAGATCTTCGCACCCCAGGCTCCCGACGAGTTCGCCGGCCAGCTCACCATCGGCTCCAACTTCGCCAACAGCGACAACATCAAGAAGCTGGTCGCCGCGTTCCAGGACCCGGCCGTGCAGACGTTCCTCGCCACCGACCCTTCGGTGAAGAGCATTCTGCTCCCGCTCAGCCAGTAA
- a CDS encoding methionine ABC transporter permease: MSAATLASAVLANNDVPLAQIPALVLPALGETLIMVGIVMAIVVVVGVPLGAIIHNLARDGLFPNPALHSALSWIVSVGRSLPFLILMVAIIPFTRLITGTNIGIAAAVVPMSVAGIAFFTRIVENSLRSVPPSLVKVAKASGGSSFQIIRTAQLGEAVPSLIGGLTINTIAMIEYSAIAGTIGAGGIGYVAITYGYQRFDNQVMLATIIILVALVAAVQLVGDALVRLTTPHSSTASDRRFARRVARIDIEAANAASPV, from the coding sequence ATGAGCGCCGCGACTCTCGCGAGCGCCGTGCTCGCCAACAACGACGTGCCACTCGCGCAGATCCCGGCACTCGTACTGCCCGCGCTCGGCGAGACACTGATCATGGTGGGCATCGTGATGGCGATCGTGGTCGTCGTCGGCGTGCCACTCGGGGCGATCATCCACAATCTCGCCCGTGACGGTCTCTTTCCGAACCCTGCCCTGCACAGCGCGCTGAGCTGGATCGTGAGTGTCGGGCGGTCGCTGCCGTTCCTGATCCTGATGGTCGCGATCATTCCGTTCACCCGGCTCATCACGGGCACGAACATCGGTATCGCGGCTGCCGTGGTGCCGATGTCGGTCGCGGGCATCGCGTTCTTCACCCGCATCGTCGAGAACTCGCTGCGCAGTGTTCCGCCGTCGCTGGTGAAGGTCGCGAAGGCCTCAGGTGGCTCGAGCTTCCAGATCATCCGCACGGCGCAGCTCGGTGAAGCGGTGCCGTCGCTCATCGGTGGACTCACAATCAACACCATCGCCATGATCGAGTACTCAGCGATCGCGGGAACGATCGGCGCCGGGGGCATCGGTTACGTCGCCATCACCTACGGGTACCAGCGCTTCGACAACCAGGTCATGCTCGCCACGATCATCATCCTCGTCGCTCTCGTCGCGGCGGTGCAGCTGGTCGGCGACGCTCTCGTGCGCCTCACCACCCCGCACAGCTCGACGGCCAGCGATCGCCGCTTCGCCCGCAGGGTCGCCCGCATCGATATCGAGGCTGCAAATGCTGCGTCGCCCGTCTGA
- a CDS encoding ATP-binding protein produces MTDTVALQPATPGASGVSLDGRTFTFEVSSETSFMPGEFVTLTSASGDVAVGHVEAHSVTASGGTTGFGRLLGSVHPDARLDPRGAKPFESAVLAAADTAVLELVHESARATLAVGTLASYPGVDARLLPHRFNRHTFWCGQSGSGKTFALGVLIEQLLSHTDLPVVIFDPNSDFVKLDQVRPGASDEEAELLRSRSIRILRPGGDGEHLRARFTALPFPVKAALLRLDPLLDRDEYNTMLHLDGAFQSEDTAALMRRLLGSEDPAKHALALRIDNLNVLAWSVWAREETAATEVIVDRPNATVLDLGGFEFAEEPLIAALSVLDDLWARREERRPILIVIDEAHNLCSPDLTSPLQVAIREQIMQIAAEGRKFGLWLLLSTQRPSKVHPSIISQCDNLALMKMSSPLDLEELGTIFGFAPAALVSQSPNFRQGEALFAGGFAPAPVIVQVRDRLTVEGGVDVPVPLRAPVVPVSG; encoded by the coding sequence ATGACTGACACTGTCGCACTCCAGCCGGCAACGCCCGGGGCCTCTGGCGTCTCTCTCGACGGCCGCACCTTCACCTTCGAGGTGTCTAGCGAGACCTCGTTCATGCCGGGCGAATTCGTCACCCTGACTTCAGCGTCGGGCGACGTCGCAGTGGGTCACGTCGAAGCGCATTCGGTTACGGCCTCGGGTGGCACGACGGGGTTCGGCCGCCTGCTCGGCTCCGTGCATCCGGATGCCCGGCTCGACCCGCGCGGTGCAAAGCCGTTCGAGTCGGCGGTTCTGGCCGCGGCCGACACCGCCGTGCTCGAGCTCGTGCACGAATCGGCGAGGGCTACGCTCGCCGTGGGCACGCTGGCCAGCTATCCAGGTGTCGACGCCCGCCTGCTTCCTCACCGGTTCAACCGGCACACCTTCTGGTGCGGGCAGAGCGGGTCGGGCAAGACCTTCGCGCTCGGCGTTCTGATCGAGCAGCTGCTCTCGCACACCGATCTGCCGGTAGTGATCTTCGACCCGAACTCGGACTTCGTGAAGCTCGACCAGGTGCGCCCGGGTGCCTCGGACGAGGAGGCCGAGCTTCTTCGTTCGAGGTCGATCAGGATCCTGCGGCCCGGGGGCGACGGCGAGCACCTGCGCGCCCGGTTCACCGCCCTTCCATTCCCGGTGAAGGCGGCCCTGCTGCGCCTGGACCCCCTGCTCGACCGCGACGAATACAACACGATGCTGCACCTCGACGGAGCCTTCCAGAGCGAAGACACCGCGGCTCTCATGCGGCGACTCCTGGGGTCGGAGGATCCGGCCAAACACGCCCTGGCCCTGCGCATCGACAATCTGAATGTGCTCGCCTGGAGCGTGTGGGCGAGGGAGGAGACGGCGGCCACCGAGGTCATCGTCGACCGCCCCAACGCCACCGTGCTCGACCTCGGCGGGTTCGAGTTCGCAGAGGAACCCCTGATCGCGGCACTGTCGGTGCTCGACGACCTGTGGGCGCGCCGCGAAGAGCGCAGGCCGATCCTCATTGTGATCGACGAAGCCCACAACCTCTGCTCGCCCGATCTCACCTCGCCGCTTCAGGTGGCGATCAGGGAGCAGATCATGCAGATCGCCGCAGAGGGCCGGAAGTTCGGCCTGTGGTTGCTCTTGTCGACGCAGCGCCCGTCGAAGGTGCACCCGAGCATCATCTCGCAGTGCGACAACCTCGCGCTCATGAAGATGAGTTCGCCGCTCGACCTCGAGGAACTCGGAACGATCTTCGGCTTCGCGCCGGCGGCGCTCGTCTCGCAGTCGCCGAACTTCCGCCAGGGCGAGGCGCTCTTCGCGGGCGGCTTCGCGCCGGCCCCGGTGATCGTGCAGGTGCGCGACCGCCTCACGGTTGAAGGTGGCGTCGACGTTCCCGTTCCGCTGAGGGCTCCTGTCGTTCCCGTCAGCGGGTAA
- a CDS encoding ATP-dependent DNA ligase, translating into MGKLIYGSSGIEVVFDDRALAHLQIVVGNKLRRRESFFFSWKDDAEMGSGRSSLWLDPSIPLYFKYFGSKVPVVNRAWIQVLADSANSGAGLHYIPEPTDS; encoded by the coding sequence GTGGGCAAACTGATCTACGGCAGTTCTGGGATCGAGGTCGTCTTCGACGACCGGGCACTGGCTCACCTGCAGATCGTCGTCGGCAACAAGCTCAGACGCCGTGAGAGCTTCTTCTTCTCATGGAAGGATGACGCCGAAATGGGTTCTGGCCGCAGCAGCCTGTGGCTCGACCCATCCATTCCCCTGTACTTCAAGTATTTCGGCAGCAAGGTTCCGGTGGTGAACCGGGCCTGGATCCAGGTGCTCGCGGATTCGGCCAACAGTGGTGCGGGCCTGCACTACATTCCGGAGCCCACCGACTCCTAG
- a CDS encoding putative protein N(5)-glutamine methyltransferase, which yields MQTEQEFAQVVARLREAGCVFAEEEAALVAEAAESQGGLRELVDRRVGGEPLEYILGWAEFCGHRVGVQPGVFVPRRRSEYLVELALEESRASEPLVILDLCCGSGALGLAVALERPDAVLVSVDVDPAAVACARRNLAGIGEVFEGDLFDAVPESVRGRVTTLLVNAPYVPTESIALMPPEARLYEAPVALDGGGDGLDVQRRVAAGAADWLVGGGSLLIETSTLQAERTAALFAAVGLEIRIEHSGEYGATVVIATMGRSSIAPGGGHLPE from the coding sequence ATGCAAACGGAGCAGGAATTCGCCCAGGTGGTCGCGCGTCTCCGTGAGGCAGGATGCGTCTTTGCCGAAGAAGAGGCGGCCCTGGTCGCCGAGGCCGCGGAGTCGCAGGGAGGGCTCCGAGAGCTGGTCGACAGGCGGGTCGGCGGGGAGCCGCTGGAGTACATCCTCGGCTGGGCGGAGTTCTGCGGGCATCGCGTCGGCGTGCAGCCAGGGGTGTTCGTTCCGCGGCGGCGGTCGGAGTACCTGGTCGAGTTGGCTCTGGAGGAGAGCCGGGCATCCGAACCGCTCGTAATTCTCGACCTGTGCTGCGGTTCGGGCGCACTCGGGCTCGCTGTTGCCCTCGAGCGACCGGATGCAGTGCTGGTCTCGGTCGACGTCGACCCCGCGGCCGTCGCCTGCGCCCGGCGCAACCTGGCGGGGATCGGTGAGGTGTTCGAGGGTGACCTGTTCGACGCTGTGCCCGAGAGCGTGAGGGGCCGAGTCACGACCCTGCTGGTCAACGCCCCGTACGTTCCCACGGAGTCGATCGCGCTGATGCCTCCGGAGGCGCGGTTGTACGAGGCTCCCGTCGCCCTCGACGGCGGGGGCGACGGTCTCGACGTACAGCGACGAGTGGCGGCGGGCGCAGCGGACTGGCTCGTGGGAGGGGGGAGCCTGCTGATCGAGACGAGCACGTTGCAGGCCGAGCGAACAGCTGCGCTCTTCGCCGCGGTGGGGCTCGAGATCCGGATCGAGCACTCAGGGGAGTACGGTGCGACTGTCGTGATCGCGACGATGGGCCGATCATCCATTGCGCCGGGTGGTGGCCACCTGCCAGAGTGA
- a CDS encoding GAF and ANTAR domain-containing protein, giving the protein MSGNDREAYLLAHSELSRAHEGDGKASLCRPFLRVVPVTGAAVSTIGSGRLGTSTICATDPKAIVIDELQIDLGEGPCWQALRTGAPVLSPSFALTEHPAWPVFAKALREYEIGALFAFPLTLGGLDVGSIDLYSHEPLTLSETEVSDVVSLTEIAAWQVLRRVLADDSVNIADVDSDPSPGFSRKQVHQATGMIIAQLEVSSTDALLLLRAHAFASGRSVREVAHDVVSRRLDFTHDRAQP; this is encoded by the coding sequence ATGAGCGGGAACGATCGCGAGGCGTACCTTCTCGCACACAGTGAACTTTCGCGCGCACACGAAGGAGACGGCAAGGCGAGCCTCTGCCGGCCATTCCTGCGGGTCGTGCCCGTCACAGGCGCGGCAGTGTCGACGATCGGCAGCGGTCGCCTCGGCACCTCCACCATCTGCGCGACCGACCCCAAGGCCATTGTGATCGACGAACTGCAGATCGACCTCGGCGAGGGCCCCTGCTGGCAGGCGCTACGGACGGGGGCGCCGGTACTCTCCCCGAGTTTCGCGCTCACCGAGCATCCGGCCTGGCCCGTCTTCGCCAAAGCACTCCGCGAGTACGAGATCGGTGCGCTCTTCGCCTTTCCGCTGACGCTGGGCGGGCTCGACGTGGGGTCGATCGACCTGTACTCGCACGAACCACTCACGCTGTCCGAGACCGAGGTCTCCGACGTGGTCTCTCTTACCGAGATAGCGGCCTGGCAGGTCTTGCGCAGAGTACTGGCCGACGATTCGGTGAACATCGCCGACGTCGACAGCGACCCGAGCCCTGGCTTCTCGCGCAAGCAGGTTCACCAGGCAACCGGGATGATCATCGCCCAGTTGGAGGTCTCGTCAACAGATGCCCTCCTCCTGCTGCGAGCGCACGCCTTCGCATCGGGGCGGAGCGTGCGCGAAGTCGCCCACGATGTGGTCTCACGCCGTCTCGATTTCACCCACGACCGAGCGCAGCCGTAG
- a CDS encoding methionine ABC transporter ATP-binding protein gives MITLEKLTKVYGHGDTAVTVLDNLDFSVAPGEIFAVVGPSGAGKSTLAQCVNLLERPTSGSVVVNGENLSQLSEAQLRAARRRIGTVFQSDGLFSRRTAADNIALPLSYLGVTRRDSKKRVAELLDRVGLSARADYFPHQLSGGQRQRVGIARALALKPTVLLADEATSGLDPESTTSITSLLKELRDDLGLSILFITHEMQTVLQVADSVARLDHGHIVESGRVVDLLRDPNSELGRALNPAKPALDAGIDETTWFVSYTSAGVPSDWVTRLSNELSTPVSLLGASIETINGAIVGHASVGLRASSQQAVIDAARRLGLDARLTPAESPVEHAEGRVGTPAHEDEVSLRSSAAARAADSEKEFAA, from the coding sequence GTGATCACTCTCGAGAAGCTGACGAAGGTCTACGGTCACGGCGACACTGCCGTGACCGTGCTCGACAACCTCGACTTCAGCGTGGCTCCTGGCGAGATCTTCGCCGTCGTGGGCCCGAGTGGAGCGGGCAAGAGCACTCTGGCGCAGTGCGTCAACCTTCTCGAGCGCCCCACCTCCGGCTCTGTCGTGGTGAACGGCGAGAACCTGTCGCAGCTGAGCGAGGCGCAGTTGCGCGCCGCACGCCGCCGCATCGGCACCGTCTTCCAGTCCGACGGGCTGTTCAGCCGCCGCACGGCAGCCGACAACATCGCCCTGCCGCTCAGCTATCTCGGCGTCACCCGCCGGGACTCGAAGAAGCGTGTCGCCGAATTGCTCGACCGTGTCGGGCTTTCTGCACGCGCTGACTACTTTCCGCACCAGCTCTCGGGCGGCCAGCGCCAGCGCGTGGGTATCGCCCGGGCTCTCGCCCTGAAGCCGACGGTTCTGCTGGCCGATGAAGCCACCTCCGGCCTCGACCCCGAATCGACAACCTCGATCACCTCGCTGCTGAAAGAGCTGCGCGACGACCTCGGCCTCTCCATTCTTTTCATCACCCACGAGATGCAGACGGTGTTGCAGGTCGCCGACTCCGTCGCCCGCCTCGACCACGGCCACATCGTCGAATCGGGCCGCGTCGTCGACCTGCTGCGCGACCCGAATTCTGAACTCGGCAGGGCCCTCAACCCGGCGAAACCCGCCCTCGACGCCGGCATCGACGAGACCACCTGGTTCGTCAGCTACACCTCGGCCGGGGTTCCCTCGGACTGGGTCACTCGCCTCTCGAACGAACTGTCGACCCCCGTCTCTCTGCTCGGTGCGTCGATCGAGACCATCAACGGGGCCATCGTCGGGCACGCCAGCGTGGGGCTCCGCGCCTCGAGCCAGCAGGCTGTCATCGACGCTGCCCGGCGGCTGGGTCTGGATGCCCGGCTCACGCCTGCCGAATCGCCGGTCGAGCACGCCGAAGGCCGGGTCGGAACCCCCGCGCACGAGGACGAGGTTTCGCTACGCAGCTCGGCTGCGGCTCGCGCAGCGGATTCCGAGAAGGAGTTCGCCGCATGA
- a CDS encoding LLM class flavin-dependent oxidoreductase: MTRQIRFNAFDMNCVAHQSSGMWRHPQDQSWRYKQISYWTELAKLLERGKFDGIFIADVLGTYDVYGGSNEAAIRHGAQVPVNDPILLVSAMAAVTENLGFGITAGTAYEHPYPFARRMSTLDHLTNGRVGWNVVTGYLPSAARNMGHDDQLEHDERYDVADEYLEVLYKLWEGSWEDDAVIRDRESGVFTDPSKVHEIGHYGTHFTVPGIHLSEPSTQRTPVIYQAGASPRGIEFAAGNAEAIFVASSTKAGLKETVGKIRDALELAGRDRYSAKIYTLLTIIVDETTEKAKAKHADYLSYASEEGALVFMSGWMGIDLSQYDLDEPIGNVKSNAIQSTVANFQAANEDGSEWKVRDIAKLGAIGGLGPFVVGSPSEVADHLQEWVEDTDVDGFNLAYAITPGTFEDVVEFVIPELQKRGAYQTDYVEGTLRNKLHGRGDRLPEEHLGAQYRVGVPVT, encoded by the coding sequence ATGACCCGACAGATTCGTTTCAACGCCTTCGACATGAACTGTGTCGCCCACCAGTCCTCAGGAATGTGGCGACACCCGCAGGACCAGTCGTGGCGTTACAAGCAGATCTCCTACTGGACCGAGCTCGCGAAGCTCCTCGAACGCGGCAAGTTCGACGGCATCTTCATCGCCGACGTGCTGGGCACGTACGACGTGTACGGCGGATCGAACGAGGCCGCCATCCGTCACGGAGCCCAGGTTCCGGTCAACGATCCGATCCTCCTGGTGTCTGCCATGGCCGCGGTCACCGAGAACCTCGGCTTCGGCATCACCGCCGGCACGGCCTACGAGCATCCGTACCCGTTCGCCCGCCGCATGTCGACCCTCGACCACCTCACAAACGGCCGTGTCGGCTGGAACGTCGTGACAGGGTACCTGCCGAGCGCTGCCCGCAACATGGGCCACGACGACCAGCTCGAGCACGATGAGCGCTACGACGTCGCCGACGAGTACCTCGAGGTGCTGTACAAGCTCTGGGAAGGCTCGTGGGAGGATGACGCCGTCATTCGCGACCGCGAGTCAGGTGTCTTCACCGACCCGAGCAAGGTGCACGAGATCGGGCACTACGGCACGCACTTCACGGTTCCGGGCATCCACCTCTCTGAGCCGTCGACCCAGCGCACACCGGTGATCTACCAGGCCGGGGCCTCGCCCCGCGGCATCGAGTTCGCGGCAGGCAATGCTGAGGCGATCTTCGTGGCGTCGTCGACGAAGGCCGGGCTGAAGGAGACCGTCGGCAAGATCCGCGATGCCCTCGAATTGGCCGGTCGCGACCGCTACAGCGCAAAGATCTACACGCTGCTCACGATCATCGTCGACGAGACGACCGAGAAGGCCAAGGCCAAGCACGCCGACTACCTCAGCTACGCCAGCGAAGAGGGCGCGCTCGTCTTCATGTCGGGCTGGATGGGCATCGACCTGTCGCAATACGACCTCGACGAGCCGATCGGCAACGTCAAGAGCAACGCGATCCAGTCGACCGTCGCCAACTTCCAGGCCGCGAACGAAGACGGCAGCGAGTGGAAGGTGCGCGACATCGCCAAGCTCGGTGCGATCGGCGGCCTCGGCCCGTTCGTCGTCGGCTCGCCCTCAGAGGTCGCCGACCACCTGCAGGAATGGGTCGAAGACACCGACGTCGACGGGTTCAACCTCGCCTACGCGATCACGCCCGGTACCTTCGAAGACGTCGTCGAGTTCGTCATTCCCGAGCTTCAGAAGCGCGGCGCCTATCAGACGGACTACGTCGAGGGCACCCTGCGCAACAAGCTGCACGGTCGCGGCGACCGCCTGCCCGAAGAGCACCTCGGTGCCCAGTATCGCGTCGGGGTGCCTGTCACGTGA
- a CDS encoding GNAT family N-acetyltransferase, whose product MARELIHDTERHRYELRLDGALASAADYIERADSISFTHTFTDPKLRGQGLAGEVVAFAMDDVEHSSTLRVIPMCWYVGQWFDEHPERQALLTR is encoded by the coding sequence ATGGCACGCGAACTCATCCACGACACGGAGCGCCACCGCTACGAGCTTCGCCTCGACGGCGCCCTCGCCAGCGCAGCCGACTACATCGAGCGGGCAGACAGCATCTCGTTCACCCACACGTTCACCGACCCGAAGCTCCGGGGCCAGGGGCTGGCCGGCGAAGTCGTCGCCTTCGCAATGGATGACGTCGAGCACAGCTCGACGCTCCGCGTCATTCCGATGTGCTGGTACGTCGGCCAATGGTTCGACGAGCATCCGGAGCGCCAGGCGCTGCTTACCCGCTGA
- a CDS encoding GAF and ANTAR domain-containing protein: MTESREGLLAASFVSLADTLVVGYDVVDLMQTLVDTCATVLHAAAVGLLLADENGVLEVMASTSERSRLLEILQLRAGLGPCVECYLTGKVVEVPDIREIRPDWFAFRDGALDLGFLSVHAVPLRLRGFTMGALNLFSDATGELNETDAAAAQALADMATIGIVHERALRQSEDTREQLQRALDSRVVIEQAKGVVSHVKHVEMNEAFALIRNYARNARRPLSEVAADIVNRTLTL, from the coding sequence ATGACGGAATCCCGAGAAGGACTGCTCGCAGCCTCATTTGTTTCGCTCGCCGATACTCTCGTCGTCGGCTACGACGTCGTCGATCTGATGCAGACGCTGGTCGACACCTGTGCGACCGTGCTCCACGCTGCCGCAGTAGGCCTGCTGCTGGCCGACGAGAACGGGGTCCTCGAAGTGATGGCCTCGACCAGCGAACGAAGTCGACTGCTCGAGATCCTCCAGCTCCGGGCCGGTCTCGGACCCTGTGTCGAGTGCTACCTCACCGGCAAAGTCGTCGAGGTTCCCGACATCCGTGAGATCCGGCCGGACTGGTTCGCCTTTCGCGACGGTGCTCTCGACCTCGGCTTTCTCTCGGTGCATGCCGTTCCGCTTCGCCTGCGTGGTTTCACAATGGGGGCGCTGAACCTCTTCAGCGACGCCACCGGCGAACTGAACGAGACCGACGCCGCCGCCGCGCAGGCGCTCGCCGACATGGCCACGATCGGCATCGTGCACGAGCGTGCTCTCCGCCAGAGCGAAGACACCCGCGAGCAGCTCCAGCGAGCGCTCGACAGCAGGGTTGTCATCGAACAGGCCAAGGGTGTGGTCTCACACGTCAAGCACGTCGAGATGAACGAGGCTTTCGCTCTGATCAGGAATTATGCCCGGAACGCACGGAGGCCGCTCAGCGAAGTCGCTGCTGACATCGTCAATCGCACGCTGACTCTCTGA
- a CDS encoding histidine phosphatase family protein, with the protein MTPHTTLALVRHGETAWNAQKRIQGRSDIPLNATGREQVRATARAMQVDEWDFIVCSPLSRARESAEILGSELGINVVAEFPALVERDYGPAEGLQDSEELTALRIPGGFTGAETELEVARRSTTALTDIVTTHHGKRIIVVAHGTLIRIAMTALTGAEVTTISNAAHSVLLHTAREDGPHEWHATIVNGEHYHHRAPVSPGR; encoded by the coding sequence GTGACACCGCATACCACCCTCGCCCTCGTTCGGCACGGCGAAACGGCCTGGAACGCCCAGAAGCGCATCCAGGGCCGATCCGACATTCCGTTGAACGCCACCGGCCGCGAACAGGTACGCGCCACCGCTCGGGCGATGCAGGTCGACGAGTGGGACTTCATCGTCTGCTCACCACTGTCGCGGGCCCGCGAGAGCGCAGAGATACTGGGCAGCGAACTCGGCATCAACGTCGTCGCCGAGTTCCCGGCACTGGTCGAGCGTGACTATGGCCCAGCGGAGGGCCTGCAGGACTCCGAGGAACTCACCGCTCTTCGTATTCCCGGAGGATTCACCGGGGCAGAGACAGAACTCGAAGTCGCGAGGAGGTCGACTACTGCCCTCACCGACATCGTCACCACACACCACGGCAAACGCATCATCGTCGTCGCTCACGGCACGCTCATCCGCATAGCAATGACGGCTCTCACTGGCGCAGAAGTCACCACGATCTCGAACGCAGCCCACAGCGTGCTGCTGCACACCGCCCGCGAAGACGGCCCTCACGAGTGGCATGCGACGATCGTGAACGGCGAGCACTACCACCACCGGGCCCCGGTCTCTCCCGGCCGCTGA
- a CDS encoding glutamate decarboxylase, with translation MSQTTTTPASDDQQNTTQSHAPRPHRARAHPTRPGHVGTSGQNQLNPIFAREGEATDFPQNTLPDAESLPETAYQIVHDEAMLDGNSRLNLATFVGTWMDEQATRLYAETVDKNMVDKDEYPQTAAIETRCWKMLSKLWNAPDPDNSIGTSTIGSSEACMLGGLALKRRWQQAARAAGKSTERPNLVLSSAVQVCWEKFCNYWDVEPRYVPITDEHKVLDGYDLASYVDENTIGVVAIMGVTYTGMYEPVAQIAEALDRIQAETGLDIPIHVDGASGGMIAPFLQPELVWDFRLDRVASISTSAHKYGLVYPGLGWVIWRTIDDLPKDLIFDVTYLGGHMPSFALNFSRPGAQVLLQYYLFLRLGWDGYYKVQKASHDVAVFLAGEIGAMPAFDLWNDGTDIPVFAWQLAAGHTENWNLYHLSERLRLKGWLIPAYPMPDNLTDVVVQRIVVRNGLSLNLAESLMGDIREAVDYLDRLESPMPTEGMVSSFTH, from the coding sequence ATGAGCCAGACGACGACGACACCGGCATCAGACGACCAGCAGAACACGACACAGTCGCACGCTCCGCGGCCACACAGGGCGCGCGCTCACCCGACACGACCCGGGCACGTGGGAACCTCGGGCCAGAACCAGCTGAACCCGATCTTCGCGCGCGAGGGCGAAGCCACGGATTTTCCGCAGAACACGCTTCCCGACGCCGAATCACTGCCGGAGACGGCGTATCAGATCGTGCACGACGAGGCCATGCTCGACGGCAATTCGAGGCTGAACCTCGCCACCTTCGTGGGCACGTGGATGGATGAGCAGGCCACGCGCCTGTACGCCGAGACCGTCGACAAGAACATGGTCGACAAAGACGAATACCCGCAGACGGCCGCGATCGAGACGCGCTGCTGGAAGATGCTGTCGAAACTGTGGAATGCGCCCGACCCCGACAATTCGATCGGAACCTCGACGATCGGGTCGTCGGAGGCCTGCATGCTCGGTGGGCTCGCCCTCAAGCGTCGCTGGCAGCAGGCTGCCAGGGCTGCAGGGAAATCGACCGAGCGGCCGAACCTGGTGCTTTCGAGCGCGGTTCAGGTGTGCTGGGAGAAGTTCTGCAACTACTGGGACGTCGAGCCGCGTTACGTGCCCATCACCGATGAGCACAAGGTTCTCGACGGGTACGACCTGGCGTCGTACGTCGACGAGAACACGATCGGCGTCGTCGCGATCATGGGAGTGACCTACACCGGCATGTACGAGCCGGTCGCCCAGATCGCGGAGGCCCTCGACCGAATCCAGGCGGAGACGGGGCTCGATATTCCGATCCATGTCGATGGTGCGTCTGGCGGCATGATCGCGCCGTTCCTCCAGCCGGAGCTGGTCTGGGACTTCCGGCTCGATCGGGTGGCTTCGATCAGCACCTCGGCTCACAAGTACGGGCTCGTGTACCCGGGTCTCGGCTGGGTGATCTGGCGCACGATCGACGACCTGCCGAAAGACCTGATCTTCGACGTCACGTATCTCGGTGGGCACATGCCGAGTTTCGCGCTCAACTTCTCGCGCCCCGGCGCGCAGGTGCTGCTGCAGTACTACCTCTTTCTGCGGCTGGGCTGGGACGGGTACTACAAGGTGCAGAAGGCCTCGCACGATGTGGCGGTGTTCCTCGCCGGCGAGATCGGCGCGATGCCTGCCTTCGACCTCTGGAATGACGGCACAGACATTCCGGTCTTCGCCTGGCAGTTGGCTGCGGGGCACACCGAGAACTGGAACCTCTACCACCTGTCTGAACGACTGCGCCTGAAGGGCTGGCTCATCCCCGCCTATCCCATGCCCGACAATCTCACCGACGTGGTGGTGCAGCGCATCGTTGTGCGCAACGGCCTCAGCCTCAACCTCGCCGAGAGCCTGATGGGCGACATCAGGGAAGCGGTCGACTATCTCGACCGGCTCGAGTCGCCTATGCCCACCGAGGGAATGGTGTCGTCGTTCACGCACTGA